From one Gracilibacillus salinarum genomic stretch:
- a CDS encoding alpha-amylase family glycosyl hydrolase: protein MYYIKRILAISVLLLLIMPSISVMAEEQPSEQIYYLLVDRFVNGDNSNDININIDDPSAYYGGDLQGVTDKLDHFNELGISMINLSPIMSAQSYHGFDTSDFQTVNEQFGDIADLQNLVKKAHEQDIEVILDLPLTHVATTHPWVQEPSDWQSGNTVDVFGQSLPGLDLTNDDLQNYFIETAVHWLTSADIDGFHIYVDQDTPASFIEELRARLQQENEDVTLIVDGSETESAMNHSFKSEATEILKQPGESLESLVTSDSGGVHYMESAFTNRFTHEAVQAGFHPVTRWKLASTLLYTLPGSSLLYQGIEVPMDNGKAEPDHRMAQVNNNDEELMQHLQKLAQIRSQSSSLQQGDLEVVGQQGAMIVYKRSDQNETMYIAINNDTETQSVSLEGLGDDMQLRGLLDDNIVRKQEDGTYRLILDRETSNIFVLEENTGFNWIFIAMMVFIFGGFISFIVAVNRRSKKNKQAN from the coding sequence ATGTATTACATAAAACGAATACTAGCAATCTCCGTGCTGTTACTTTTGATCATGCCAAGTATTTCTGTAATGGCAGAGGAGCAGCCTAGTGAACAAATCTATTACCTTCTGGTAGATCGATTTGTAAACGGAGACAACAGTAATGATATCAATATTAATATCGATGATCCTTCTGCCTATTATGGGGGCGATTTGCAAGGGGTAACGGATAAATTAGATCACTTTAATGAGCTGGGTATCTCGATGATTAACCTTAGTCCAATTATGTCAGCACAATCTTACCACGGTTTTGATACCAGCGATTTTCAAACGGTAAATGAGCAATTTGGTGATATCGCTGATTTACAAAACTTAGTCAAAAAAGCACATGAACAGGATATCGAAGTCATTCTGGATTTGCCATTAACACATGTTGCGACGACACATCCGTGGGTTCAGGAACCTTCTGACTGGCAATCCGGCAATACAGTAGATGTCTTTGGTCAATCCTTGCCAGGGTTAGATTTAACAAATGATGATTTGCAGAACTACTTTATCGAAACAGCAGTACATTGGTTAACGAGTGCTGATATTGACGGTTTTCATATTTATGTTGATCAGGATACACCAGCATCTTTTATTGAAGAATTGCGCGCTCGTCTTCAGCAAGAAAACGAAGATGTGACATTGATAGTGGATGGAAGCGAAACAGAATCTGCTATGAATCATTCTTTCAAGTCGGAAGCAACAGAAATTCTCAAACAGCCAGGTGAATCGTTGGAATCGTTAGTAACGAGTGATTCCGGTGGGGTACATTATATGGAATCTGCTTTTACCAATCGTTTTACTCATGAAGCAGTACAAGCAGGATTTCATCCAGTAACAAGATGGAAATTAGCTTCTACGTTACTATACACATTGCCTGGATCTTCCTTACTTTATCAAGGGATAGAAGTTCCGATGGACAATGGTAAGGCAGAACCGGATCACCGGATGGCGCAAGTAAATAATAATGATGAAGAGCTAATGCAGCATCTTCAAAAATTAGCACAAATAAGAAGTCAATCTTCGTCTTTACAACAAGGTGATCTGGAAGTTGTCGGACAACAAGGAGCGATGATCGTATATAAACGAAGTGATCAAAATGAAACGATGTACATTGCTATCAACAATGACACGGAAACCCAATCGGTTTCACTAGAGGGACTTGGGGACGATATGCAGCTTCGTGGTTTGTTAGACGACAATATTGTGCGAAAACAGGAAGATGGTACCTATAGATTAATACTGGATCGTGAAACGAGCAATATCTTTGTTTTAGAAGAAAATACAGGATTTAACTGGATTTTCATCGCGATGATGGTCTTCATTTTTGGTGGTTTTATTTCATTTATTGTGGCCGTTAATCGCAGAAGTAAGAAGAACAAACAAGCAAATTAA
- a CDS encoding transcription initiation factor TFIIIB, translated as MVENQASSCPKCGETELGIGKQNGYAAVVPVNKMSFGSDIEYLLCTNCGFIIESYVTKPDKFKGTIL; from the coding sequence ATGGTAGAAAATCAAGCTTCATCGTGTCCAAAGTGTGGAGAAACTGAATTAGGAATTGGCAAGCAGAATGGCTATGCTGCCGTTGTACCAGTGAATAAAATGAGTTTTGGATCTGATATAGAATATCTGTTGTGTACAAATTGCGGTTTTATTATTGAAAGCTATGTAACGAAACCAGATAAGTTTAAAGGAACGATACTTTAA
- a CDS encoding MATE family efflux transporter has translation MNQQNTKKLSLYALTWPIFIEIMLHMLMGNIDTLMLSQYSDHSVGAVGVANQILSVVIVMFGFVAAGVSVLVAQNLGAEKPTTAGKIAVSSLSLNLIFSLSLSLLLFLFSDGILHFMNIPAELMGEASTYLNIVGGFIFVQALIMTVSAILRSYGYTKDTMYVTILMNIINAAGNYFMIFGPFGLPVFGVEGVAYMTMISRFVGFIILLVILLWRNGKHLPLTSLYKYEKNHIKDLLRIGLPSAGEELSYNASQMVITIFIAQMGTLFITTRVYVENSMLFLMLFSIAIGQGTQILIGHMMGAGQIEEAYKRGVKSLKIAIVISTLAAILFYFTGSTLLEFFTDDLTIIEMGMTLLLVTIILEPGRAFNLVLINSLRAAGDVQFPVVVGIISMWGISVTFAWFFGIYLELGLLGVWIGYIADEWLRGILMWRRWKSRVWTRNVFIRDEQNE, from the coding sequence ATGAATCAGCAGAACACTAAAAAATTAAGTTTGTATGCGCTAACTTGGCCGATTTTTATCGAAATTATGTTACATATGTTAATGGGAAATATTGATACGTTAATGCTCAGCCAATATTCCGACCATTCTGTTGGCGCGGTGGGAGTAGCCAATCAAATCCTTTCCGTCGTGATTGTTATGTTTGGTTTCGTAGCAGCGGGGGTTTCCGTACTGGTGGCTCAAAATCTTGGTGCCGAAAAACCGACAACAGCTGGAAAAATCGCAGTATCTTCCTTAAGTTTAAATCTGATATTCTCCTTATCATTAAGTCTGTTGTTGTTTCTATTCAGTGATGGTATCCTTCACTTCATGAATATACCAGCAGAACTAATGGGGGAAGCTTCGACTTATCTCAATATTGTTGGTGGCTTCATTTTTGTGCAAGCGTTAATCATGACTGTCTCCGCCATTTTACGAAGCTATGGTTACACGAAGGATACGATGTATGTCACGATTCTGATGAACATCATCAATGCAGCAGGTAATTACTTTATGATATTCGGACCATTTGGCTTGCCTGTATTCGGCGTCGAAGGAGTAGCCTATATGACGATGATCAGCCGCTTCGTTGGTTTTATCATCTTATTAGTAATTCTATTGTGGCGTAATGGCAAACACTTGCCACTTACTTCTTTATATAAATACGAAAAAAATCATATCAAAGATTTATTACGAATCGGTCTGCCATCTGCCGGTGAAGAATTATCCTATAACGCCAGTCAAATGGTAATTACAATTTTTATTGCCCAAATGGGAACCTTATTTATTACCACTCGCGTATACGTAGAGAATTCAATGCTGTTCCTCATGCTGTTTTCCATTGCGATCGGACAAGGAACACAAATATTGATTGGACACATGATGGGGGCCGGCCAGATTGAAGAAGCTTATAAACGTGGCGTAAAAAGCTTAAAAATAGCGATTGTCATCAGCACATTAGCTGCTATTCTCTTCTATTTCACTGGTTCAACATTGCTAGAATTTTTCACGGATGACTTAACTATTATCGAAATGGGAATGACGTTACTACTCGTAACCATCATACTAGAACCTGGTCGTGCCTTCAATCTCGTCTTGATTAATTCTTTGCGTGCTGCCGGGGATGTACAATTCCCGGTGGTCGTCGGCATTATTTCAATGTGGGGTATCAGTGTTACCTTCGCCTGGTTCTTCGGTATCTATCTTGAACTAGGTCTACTAGGCGTCTGGATCGGGTATATCGCCGATGAATGGTTACGGGGGATTTTAATGTGGCGACGCTGGAAATCACGTGTCTGGACCAGAAATGTGTTTATTCGTGATGAACAAAATGAATAA